CCAGCTTGGCGTGCCAGCCGGCGGTGGCGCGGCCATCGACGAAGGCGACCTTGCCGAGGGTCTCGCGCGCCGCGGTTGTCTCAGTAGCGTCAAGGACGTCGGCGATAACCGTGATCATCCCGTTCCGATCTTCGAGTTATTCCAGTGCCAGACTGCAGTTTGGAACTGTTCCATATGTAATTGATATATATAGCGAATTTGTCCTCGACGGTCTAGACAATCGCGGCCCGGTCTGCAATGCCTCCCAACCATCGTTGGAAGCATACCGCGATCGGGGATCGCGCTGCAGGAGGGTGATATGACGACACGACGCAAGACTTGGATCGGGGTTGGCCTGTTTGCCATCGCGGGCACCGCGCTGCCGGTAGCCGCCACGCTGGCATCCTCGTCGCCCGACGTTGCGACCGCCCGGCACAGTGCCGGTCCGCTGGCGCTCGATCCGACGCTGATGCTCGCCGCCGGCGGCGAGGAAGGCGGCGAGGGCGGCGGCGCCCCGGTAGAAAGCTACCTGCTGCCGAACAGCGACCCCGCCCAGTACACCTACGATGCGACGTCCGAGATCGCCGCCTACGCGGCCGGCGTCCACGCCAGCTACGCTGCCGCGAGCGACGGCGCCAAGACGCTCGCCACCGCGATCGCCGCGCTGCTCGACAAGCCGACCGTCGAAACATTGGCGGCGGCGCGCAAGGCGTGGACCGCGGCGCGGCCGTCGTATCTGGTCACCGAGGTCTACCGCTTCTACGACGGCCCGATCGAGGCGCGCGAGGGCGAGATCAACTCGTGGCCGATGAACGAAGCCTTCATCGACTACGTCGTCGGCAATCCCGACGCCGGCATCATCAACGACCCGAAGTCCGAGATTTCGCTGGTCAAGCTGATCCTCAACAACCAGGCGAGCGACGAGTCCGACGTGACGCTCGGCTGGCACGCCATCGAGTTCCTGCTCTGGGGCCAGGACCTCAGCGCCACCGGCCCCGGTGACCGCCCGGTCAGCGATTTCATCCCCGGCCAGGGCAACAACGATCGCCGCCGCACCTACCTCAAGGTCGTCACCGACCGTCTCGTCGCCGATATCGCCCAGGTCACCGAGGCGTGGGCGCCGGACGCCACCAACTACGCCACGACGTTCCTGGCATTGCCGCCGCGCGAGGCGATCGGGCGCATCCTGAACGGCCTCGCCATTCTTTCGGGTTCGGAACTGATGTCCGAGCGCATGGCGGTCGGTCTCGATTCCGGCGATCAGGAGGACGAGCACTCCTGCTTCTCCGACACGACCCACCAGGATTTCGTCTACGACGTGAAGGGTGTCGAGAACGTGTGGACCGGCAAGTATCCGGGCTACACCGGCCCGGGCGTGCGCGACCTCGTGGCCAAGGTTGACGCCGGCCTCGCCACAGAGATCGACGGCCTGCTCGCCGACACCACCGCCAAGATCGCCAAGCTCGGCGACCCGTGGGACCAGGTGTTGGCCGCTGCGCCGGACACGCAGGCGCGTAAGGACGCCGAAGCCGCGGTCGCCTCGCTGGGCGTGCTCGCCGACAGCTTCAAGCGCGCCGGCGAGAAGCTCGGCGTGCTGGTGCAGATCCCCACCGGGGGCTAGAACGGGAGCTCCATGCTCCGTGCGCTTTTCGTCGTCGTCGCCGCGATCCTCGCCGGTGCGTCCGCCCTTGTCCTGACCTCGGGCGGCGCGCTGACGGGCGCGGCCGACGTGCGCGCCGAGCTGATGGTGACACCGGTGACGCCCGATCTCGGCGGCGGCACCACCCGCGTCGTCGAGGGCAGCCAGGCCTTCACCTTCGTCGCGCCGAACTCGCCGGCCGAGCGCCAGCGCGTCTTCTCGTTCGGCAACCGCGTCTTCAACACCAAGTGGGCGGAGTATCCGGCCTCCGTCCAATCCTTCGACGGCCTCGGCCCCACCTTCAACCGCAACTCCTGCTCCGGCTGCCACACCTTTGACGGCCGCGGCCGGCCGCCGGAAAACGTCGGCGACCCGATGGACACGATGCTGGTCCGCCTGTCCGGCGCCGACGGCAAGCCCGATCCGCGCTACGGCGACCAGCTCAACGACCACGCCAACCTCCACGTCACGCCGGAGGGCAGGGCGATCATCGACTACACCGAGGTGCACGGCACCTATGGCGACGGCACGCCCTACACGCTGGCCGAGCCGCATCTGCGCTTCGCCGACCTCGCCTATGGCTCGCTCGACGGCGACCTGTTCTCCGCCCGCGTCGCGCCGCAGGTGATCGGCCTCGGTCTGCTTGAGGCGGTGCCGCAGGCGACGCTTGAGGCGCTCGCCGATCCCGACGACAGGGACGGCGACGGCATCTCCGGCCGGGTCAACCACCTCACCGACCACGACGGCAACCCGGCCGCCGGCCGCTTCGGCTGGAAGGCGAACGAGCCGTCGCTCCGCGAGCAGGCGGCGGGCGCCGCGCTGGGCGACATCGGCCTGACGACGTCGCTCGATCCGCGCGCCAACTGCCCGCCGGTGCAGACGACCTGCAGCGACGCGCCGGCGCAGGCCGATCCCGAACTCTCCGACTCGTTCCTCGACCGGATGGTGACCTACCTGCAGACGCTCGCCGTGCCGCGCGCCCGGCCGGTGGACGACGCCACGTTCCAGCAAGGCCTGCGCACCTTCACCGCGATGGGCTGCGCCGCCTGCCACATGCCGACGATGCAGACCGCGGCGGCGCCGCTGCCGGAGCTCGCCAACCAGACCTTCCACCCGTTCACCGATCTGCTGCTGCACGACATGGGCGAGGGCCTCGCCGACCATCGCCCCGACCACGAGGCGACCGGCACCGAATGGCGCACGCCGCCGCTCTGGGGCCTCGGCCTTGTGCCGGTGACCAACGGCCACGACCGCCTGCTGCACGACGGCCGCGCCCGCGGCTTCGCCGAGGCGATCCTCTGGCACGGCGGCGAGGCGGCGAAGGCACGCGAAGCCTTCCGCACGGCGCCGGCGGCGGATCGCGATGCGCTGGTGGCGTTCCTGAAGTCGCTGTAGCGAAGCCCCCTACAATCCTTCCCCCGCCGCCGCTTCCTCGAGCAGCCGCGCCCGGTTGCGCTCGCGCTGGAACGTATAGATCCCGGACGCCGCGATGATCGCCATGCCGGCGTAGACCGGCCAGTCGGGAATGTCGCCGAAGACGAAGAAGCCGAGGATGATCGCCCAGATAATGGCGAGGTAGCGGAACGGCGCCACCACCGAGATATCGCCGTGGCGCATGAAGGCGACCGACAGCAGGTAGCCGCCGATGAGGAACACGACCGACGCGCAGAGATAGCCGAACGCCCAGAGCGGCGGCATCACCCAGGCTTCGCCGATGGCGACCGCGTAGACCGGACCGCAGAGCCCGACCGACGCGCCGGTGACCCAGGCGACCAGCAGCGCGGGCAGGCCGCGCGGCATCACGCGGCCGCTGACGTCGCGGAGTGCGATCAGCAGCGCCGAGGCGACCGCCAGCAGGCTGTACACGTTGAAGCCTTCCACTCCGGGCCGCACGACGATCAGCACGCCGAGGAAGCCGACCGCGATCGCCGCCCAGCGCCGCGCCCCGACCATCTCGCCGAGGAACAGGGCGCCGGCGGCGGTGATCGCCAGCGGCACGATCTGCAGGATCGTGTTGAGGTTGGCGATCGGCATGTGCATCAGCGCCGCAAGGTAGGTGAACGCCGACGCCGCCTCGCCGACCGTGCGCCAGAACAGCGCCCGGCTGCGGATCATCGGCAATTGGCGCCAGACGCCGGTTGCGGCGACCATCGGCGCCAGCGCGATGGTGACGACGAGGCCGCGGATGGCGATGAATTCCCCGAGCGGTATCGCGCTGCCGATCAGCTTGATCAGCGTGTCGCTGAGCAGGAACGCGAGGTTGCACGCCGTGAGATACGCGATGCCGCGAAGGTTTTCGCTGAAGGTTGTCATGCTGGAGGGAGTCGCCGAAGTCACGAGGTGGGGCACGACCTATGCCACCGATCGCGACGCCGATCACGTCATAGCTTCTGGTAGGACCTTCCGGCAGCGTTCGCCCATTTTGGCACGCCCGGTCGCCGGCGTCGCTACTGCCCTGTAAGCGAAAGAAATTCTGGATATGTAAGCACGCCCGTGTCGGCGTCGCCTATCCGACGCTGATAGCCTTTCAGGGCCGCGGCCGTTCGACGACCGTAGACACCGTCGATCTTGCCCGGATCAAATCCGCGTTGCCGCAGCGCGGATTGCACCGCCCGCCAGTCCGAACGCGACAGACCGGCGAGCCCGGTCGTCGGAATGGTCGCGCGAGCGAGTCCGGCTTCAAGGAGACGAAGCCGGTCCTGAACGCTCTTGAGCCGCGCAGCCGCATCCTTGGCATCGAATTCGAGGCCGGGTGCAGCGGTCGTGGCGGCCTTCAGCGACGCCAGGCGGGCGCTCGCCTCCGTCACTTCTGCCTCGACTGCAGTGAGTTTCTCGGCGACCTTGCCGCTTGCCAGCATGCTGCCCAAGGCGTGCTGGTTCGCCGCATCAAGCGAGGCGACCGCCGCACTCGCAACCTCTCTTGCAGTCGATGCCGATAGCCTGGCCTGATCGGCGGAAGCCTGCGCGTCCTGCAAAAGGCCGTCGGTCTTGCTGAGATCGACTTCCGCCGATTTGGCACGCGCCACGAAATCAACCAGCCATTGGCCGTCGATTGCGCCCGCCGCCTGCTTCGTTGCCGCGACAGAGCTTGTGACCGCTGCGATGCCATCGTCGATCGTCTTGAGCTGCCCCATGTCCACCGTTTGACGAGCTTCAATTGCCGTGACCGCCGCGGTCACGGCGGCGTCGATCCTTTGTTGACCGGAACGATCTTTGGTAATGCTCTCGACGGCGGCGTTCAAAAGCTGCGTCGCGCGGTCCTGCGTCCTGTCCGCAGTATCCGCGATCGCCTTTTGTGCGTCGCGTGACGCTTTGCCGACGTCGACCACCTGACTTCCGATGACAAATCCGCCGCCGATGGCGAGCGCGGCCGCCACGATCAACGTGCCGGCGGCGATACGAAACGCCCACGACCCGTAGAACTTCTCGGTTAGAGAGCCAAACAGCGCGGCCTCAGTCGCCACGAATGTCGGGGAGCCAGGCTTGGCTTTGAAACTAGGAGGGCGCGGCGTATCGGCTGCAGAGAGAGTCGGCGGCTGCGGGGGAAGGGTCTCGAAGAACGTCGCGAAGCCAGGTGGGACATGCCGGGCGATGTTGTCCTGCACCAATCCGGCAATCGCGCGTAGCGAGCTGGCCACGTCGCCAACACCGCCGGTGTCGAGCATTGCGGCGATCTGTGGGTGGTACGTGCCGTTGTCTGCGAGACCGAGGCCCGCGAGAATCTCATCCAGGTAGCGGAGGCGGGCGCGGAACGCGCCGTTATTCGGCTTCGGCTTGCCCTTTTGGATCTCCGACGAGATTTCGCTGATAACGTGTTGCGCGACGTATAGGTTCTCAGCTCGCTCGAAGTCGGCGACTAAAACGCGCGCTCCCACTCGGCGGACGGCATACCGGAACATCTACCCCCCAACCGGCCTCCATGGAAATCATGCCACTACCAAGGGTTGTTTGCAAGATATGGACGTTATCGGGGTAGTGCCCTTCAGCGGGAACAAACGCGTGGGAATGCCAGAATGAATGAAATCCAGTCTCCGTGGCCGGTCGAAATCCGGCTGAAGAAGGACCGCCGCACGCTGGTCGTCGCCTTCGACGACGGCGCCGTCCACGACGTGCCGGCCGAGCTGCTGCGCGTCCTCTCGCCCTCGGCCGAGGTGCAGGGCCACAGCCCCGAGCAGCGCGTCACCGTCGGCGGCAAGCGCGACGTGACCATCGTCGCCGTCGATCCGATCGGCAACTACGCCGTGAAGCTGACCTTCGACGACGGCCACAGCACCGGCATCTTCACGTGGGGGTATCTGCGCAAGCTGGGCGACGAGCGCGAGGCGCTGATGGCGGCGTATGAGCGGGAGCTGGCGG
The sequence above is drawn from the Bauldia sp. genome and encodes:
- a CDS encoding imelysin family protein, giving the protein MTTRRKTWIGVGLFAIAGTALPVAATLASSSPDVATARHSAGPLALDPTLMLAAGGEEGGEGGGAPVESYLLPNSDPAQYTYDATSEIAAYAAGVHASYAAASDGAKTLATAIAALLDKPTVETLAAARKAWTAARPSYLVTEVYRFYDGPIEAREGEINSWPMNEAFIDYVVGNPDAGIINDPKSEISLVKLILNNQASDESDVTLGWHAIEFLLWGQDLSATGPGDRPVSDFIPGQGNNDRRRTYLKVVTDRLVADIAQVTEAWAPDATNYATTFLALPPREAIGRILNGLAILSGSELMSERMAVGLDSGDQEDEHSCFSDTTHQDFVYDVKGVENVWTGKYPGYTGPGVRDLVAKVDAGLATEIDGLLADTTAKIAKLGDPWDQVLAAAPDTQARKDAEAAVASLGVLADSFKRAGEKLGVLVQIPTGG
- a CDS encoding di-heme oxidoredictase family protein, which codes for MLRALFVVVAAILAGASALVLTSGGALTGAADVRAELMVTPVTPDLGGGTTRVVEGSQAFTFVAPNSPAERQRVFSFGNRVFNTKWAEYPASVQSFDGLGPTFNRNSCSGCHTFDGRGRPPENVGDPMDTMLVRLSGADGKPDPRYGDQLNDHANLHVTPEGRAIIDYTEVHGTYGDGTPYTLAEPHLRFADLAYGSLDGDLFSARVAPQVIGLGLLEAVPQATLEALADPDDRDGDGISGRVNHLTDHDGNPAAGRFGWKANEPSLREQAAGAALGDIGLTTSLDPRANCPPVQTTCSDAPAQADPELSDSFLDRMVTYLQTLAVPRARPVDDATFQQGLRTFTAMGCAACHMPTMQTAAAPLPELANQTFHPFTDLLLHDMGEGLADHRPDHEATGTEWRTPPLWGLGLVPVTNGHDRLLHDGRARGFAEAILWHGGEAAKAREAFRTAPAADRDALVAFLKSL
- a CDS encoding DMT family transporter, giving the protein MTTFSENLRGIAYLTACNLAFLLSDTLIKLIGSAIPLGEFIAIRGLVVTIALAPMVAATGVWRQLPMIRSRALFWRTVGEAASAFTYLAALMHMPIANLNTILQIVPLAITAAGALFLGEMVGARRWAAIAVGFLGVLIVVRPGVEGFNVYSLLAVASALLIALRDVSGRVMPRGLPALLVAWVTGASVGLCGPVYAVAIGEAWVMPPLWAFGYLCASVVFLIGGYLLSVAFMRHGDISVVAPFRYLAIIWAIILGFFVFGDIPDWPVYAGMAIIAASGIYTFQRERNRARLLEEAAAGEGL
- a CDS encoding peptidoglycan-binding protein — protein: MFRYAVRRVGARVLVADFERAENLYVAQHVISEISSEIQKGKPKPNNGAFRARLRYLDEILAGLGLADNGTYHPQIAAMLDTGGVGDVASSLRAIAGLVQDNIARHVPPGFATFFETLPPQPPTLSAADTPRPPSFKAKPGSPTFVATEAALFGSLTEKFYGSWAFRIAAGTLIVAAALAIGGGFVIGSQVVDVGKASRDAQKAIADTADRTQDRATQLLNAAVESITKDRSGQQRIDAAVTAAVTAIEARQTVDMGQLKTIDDGIAAVTSSVAATKQAAGAIDGQWLVDFVARAKSAEVDLSKTDGLLQDAQASADQARLSASTAREVASAAVASLDAANQHALGSMLASGKVAEKLTAVEAEVTEASARLASLKAATTAAPGLEFDAKDAAARLKSVQDRLRLLEAGLARATIPTTGLAGLSRSDWRAVQSALRQRGFDPGKIDGVYGRRTAAALKGYQRRIGDADTGVLTYPEFLSLTGQ
- a CDS encoding DUF971 domain-containing protein encodes the protein MNEIQSPWPVEIRLKKDRRTLVVAFDDGAVHDVPAELLRVLSPSAEVQGHSPEQRVTVGGKRDVTIVAVDPIGNYAVKLTFDDGHSTGIFTWGYLRKLGDEREALMAAYERELAGKGMSR